The nucleotide sequence CTGATGACCTTGGCGCATCCGTCAGCCTCCCATCGTAAACAATGTTTTGATCAAGCCAACGACGAAGGCCGCCGCCACTCCAAACACAATCACTGACCCCGCGAGCTTGAACATGTTACCGCCGACCCCCAGTACAAATCCTTCGCTGCGGTGCTCAATGGCTGCAGAAGCAATCGAGTTGGCAAAGCCCGTAACCGGCACACTCGTTCCTGCCCCAGCCCATTGGGCAATCCGGTCATATAGTCCTAAACCGGTCAAAAGAGCCGAAAGAATGATCAAGACAGCTGCTGTAGGATTCCCAGCGGTTTTCTCCGTAAAATCGAAGTAATGAATGAACATTTCTTGTATCCCTTGTCCGATCATACAAATGCCGCCACCCACTAAAAATGCCCGGGTAAAATTGCGCAAAAGCGGTCGTGGTGGCTCGTGTGTCTTTGCCAATTGCTGATATTCTTGCTGGACGGGGGTCAGCTTCTTCTTTTTTTGATCTGCCATGCCGCTCACTCCTTTTTACCGTATCATGAATGGTTTTACTTGATCGATAATCTGTTGTAGCTGTTCCGAATCGGTTTGGTAGGTACGCTTCATTTGTTCATTCTTTGTACTGAGTGCATACAGCTCCAGATCCGCCTGACATTTTTTCAATGTAGCAAAAGCCAGCTTCATCGCTTGGGCACCAGGAACCATCAGTTTATCGTCATACAGGTCGAGATAGAGCTCTCCACCTTTGTCTACTTGGCCGAGGAAAACATTTTCCAAAGCCACTCCCGCTTTTTGCAGCTCCGTGCGCACCCATCTGCGATTCAGACCTGCTGTTGCCAGGGGCTCATCCATGATCACCCCATCCATAATGACCACTTGATTCTCTTCCGAAGGAGCAACTGTCAATTCAAGGTGTTTGGGGGTTACTGGCTGACTCTCTGATTTTAAAAGGACACTGACTTCCCCGCTTGTTTCCATTAATGCAAACTCTACATCGGCTACTCGGAACACGTTTTTGATTCGTAATTGCTCCATCAAGTCTTCCGCGGTCAAGCGTTCCTTTTTCAGATTGTCTTCCAAAATCTTGCCTTCCTTGATAAGAACCGTTGTTTTCCCTTCAAATAAGTCGCGGAGAACCTTGCTCTTGAGTGAAAGCCACTCCATTAAATAAGGGAAAAGCGCAAAAATCCCCATGGCGATCAAACTATGGTAGACCGGCCCATCCATTTCGGTTGCCATAAAAGCCGCAATTGAACCGATGCTGATGCCGACGATATATTCAATGTATGTAAGTTGCTTAATTTGCCTTTTCCCAATGATCTTTGTCAATAGAAATAAGTAAGCAACAGCGCCTATTGAGCGCAAAAGGATGGATAACCAATCAGGCATAAGCCACCTCCATCACCTGAGGTGATTTTTATAGATAGTAAAACCAAGAGAGAGGAAGTCCCTCTCCCTTTCCCTATACTTCCACTAGAATCCCTTAAACTGTGGTTCTTCCTTTTCCAGCTCCGTTACACGCTGCTGGAGGTTGTCTACGATGGATTGCGTTTGCTCTGCTGCTTGCGAATACAATTGCTTTGCTTTCTTGTTTTGCGTGCTAAGAGCAAACGTTTCAAAATCTGCTTGTGCACCTTTCAAGCTGGCAAGCGTTTGTTTTACTTGTGCTCCTACTGTCATATCCACTCACCTCCTAACACATATAGAATCCGCGTCCACCCATTATTTATGCAGTGATCTTCTCCATTTTCATTTGTAAATAATTACCTTTTATTAGAAAAACAAAAAGAGAGACACCATAGGTGCCTCCCTTCATCCAGCTTATGAGATTAGCCACGTCCAGCCAGTTGTTGCTCAGCAAAGGAGACAAGACGTTTTGTAATCTCTCCTCCAACTGAACCGTTTTGACGGGAAGTGGTGTCTGGTCCAAGCTGAACACCGAATTCGGATGCGATTTCGTATTTCAGTTGGTCCAGAGCTTGGTTTGCTTGAGGAACCACCAGATTGTTACTGGATCTGTTGTTGTTCGCCATTTGTATCACCTCCTCGTCGTTTGTAAGTTTAATATGTGTGAAGTTTTGCTTGTTCATTCGTTCTTTTTTTCTTCCAATTTTAGTCTGTTAATTGGAGCAGAGCATGGGCTATTCGATGAGCTGCTTCTGGTCGCCCCAGCTTGTCCAAACCTCTTACAAAAGCATCCTTTTTTTCAGGCTGACGCCATGACCTGATGATTTCTTTGATTTCTACTGGCGTTTCAGCCAAGATCGCCGCTTGTTGCTCGAGTAAAAAGGAGCAATTATGCTTTTCTTGTCCAGGCAATGGGTGGAATAAAATGAGCGGTGTCTTAAGAGCGAGTGACTCCGCGCATGAAATGCCACCTGGCTTCGTTATATAGACGTCAGCTGCTCCAATCCACTGCCACATTTGCGGCTCAAATCCTTTCAATAGAAAACGATGCTCAGTGCTCTCCGTACCTATTAAGCCCGCCAGACGTCTGTACAGGCTTGTATTCTTCCCTGTGACGACTACGATCTGCAATGGTTGCTCTTCCAACAGCAACTCTCGTACGACCTGCTCCATTCCACCATAACCGCCTTCTCCCCCACCAATCAGCACGGTGAATTGATCCGGCACGAGTCCAAGCTGTTTTTTCAAAGCCGCTTTGTCGGTATGCAGCGCTGTAGTAAAAGCAGGCCGAACTGGAATGCCATAAACGTGAATTTTCTCAGGGGCAATTCCATAGCGTTCGATTAGCATTTGCGCAATTTGCTCGTGTGCCACCATGTACGCATCAATTTCTGGATGAACCCAAAACCGATTGATATGAAAGTCCGTAGGTACACAAACGAGCCGGAAAGGCTTGGACACCCTTCTCTTCGCTTCTGCCAATGCGGACAAGCAGTATGCATGCGTGGCGATGACGACATCTGGCTTCTCTTCTTGCAACAGTTGATTGGTTAATCGATCGGATAGCCACCATCCCAGTACTTTGGTCAATGCACTGCCCAGCATTTCTTCTTGTTCATAGATGCGTTGCCACACGGGTTGACCGTAGCGCAGTATATTGCGATAAAAAAAATGAGAGAGCACACGTAAGCCTGGACTGGCGGTTTTCAGTCCTCCCACCACTCGCGCCGATCGTGCACCCTCCATTTCCAGTAAAACTTCTTGCAGAGCTTCAGCAGCCATCCGATGACCACTCCCTGCCCATTCCTCTGTCACTAACAGAAACCGCTTTGCCATTAGTAGGACTCTCCTAGAGGCTGCTTGCCCTCAGCATATCGATTAAGTAAAAATTCCTTGGACATATAAACACGCTTTAAGGGCATTTCATGATTCCATGATTGCAATCGTCGCTTTCCATTGGGATGCACGATTCTAAGCATGAGACGCAAGTACCATCGCTTGTATCGAAAAAACCAAGTCATGGGCACATCAGAAATGGAAAATCCTAGGGGTGTTACCCCTTTATGTAGCATGGTCGTTCCCACTATCCCTTTTATTTGGTCTTTATTTTCCATGGAATTCAGGAACGTGGCTAGCTTCGGCAGTGATTGGAGGATATGTCTTCGCAAAAGAAGTGCCACGCGCAGTTCATCCTTCATTCCTTTGCACAGTGTCGCAAAGTAATAATTGTGTATATGTAGCTTTAAGATCAAATCCCCGTCATGAATGATGCAGTTATCGGTAGTAACGAGTGGCTCTCCCCGATAGCGTAAAACAACAACGCGAAATATATTGTTCCCTTTCTCAATATAGGTAAGTCTGGTGCAACGCTGGTAGATTTCATCCCAGTATCCCCATAGCATCAAGAGGCTTGTATTCATTTCGAAATAGTTCCTTTCCCGCTATGTTTTCATTCAGCTGGAAGTGACCACTTCCATTCCGCAAAACGGTCATGACCTTTGTTGTAGTATGCCCAACAATGTACAATCCTCATCACCTTTTCACGTCCTTTTCATCCGCCCCCAAAACATAACTACTACGGCAGCCAATACAGGCAACCACATATGATTGAGAAGCAATGGATTCACCCACTTCCAGACATACGGATCCTGAAGGCACATATCAACTGCTGTAAAGGTAAGAATTCCGCCACCTATAATGACCATACTGGGAAAACGATTCATCACGCGGGCGATCCACACACTTCCCCACATTAATAATGGAATGCTCATTGCTAATCCCAGCAAAACTAACCATAAATCGCCATGTGCTGCTCCACCAACTGCCAAAACATTGTCCAAACTCATGACAAAATCTGCTACTATGATGGTCCTGACTGCCTGACCAATTGTCTGATTATGCGATACGTCTGCGAGCTCTTCATTCTCACCCAGCATCAGCTTACACGCTATCCATAGCAATAATAATCCCCCGATTGCCTTCACGAGAGGAATATCCAACATCCAGGTAGTCATTCCCGTTAGCACAATTCGCAAGAGGATTGCACCCAATGTCCCATATAAAATCGCCCGTTTTCTCTCATTTCTTGGGAGTCCGCGGCAGGCCATACCTATGACCACAGCATTGTCGCTGCTTAATACCAGATCGATCATAAAGATGTGTACAAGACCCAGCCAAAAATACTCGCCCATCCCTGCCTCCCTGGTCCAATAAAGTTCGTCCATTCTACTTTATGCGACTGGAATCGGACTCATGATTGAATATTTTTCCGAAAAAAGGCGGTTTTCAGCGGATTTTGTAGATAAAAACTTCCGAAAAAAATACATTTTATTGCGAAATCAGGCTAATTATACCTTGTCTAAATTAGGCATTTTCCCTTACGATTTTAATGGGGTGGATAAGAGATGGTGGAGACTGTGACGCTAAACCTTTATGAGATTTCAAGGAAGATTTTAGACTTAACACCAAGTATCACCACAATATGGCTGCAAGAAATTGTTCGCAGCATGGAAATTCCCGTAACCATTCCTCGCGATTTTGCAGAAAAACGAACAGTGCTCTTGGCTCGCTATCTGGTTGAGGATGTAGATCATGACATGCAGACTTGGGCATTAGATATGGGAGAGTGGCTTCGTTCTCAGGAATTCCCTTTCTCCTCCATTTTGCGCACGTATCAATTGTACCGGAATGTATTCTGGCGGGTTCTCCAACCGGAATTGCAAAGATGGTCCCTCTCCTCACAAGAAATGCATTATTTGGAAAGCCAACTGGGCAAGGCCATGGATGAAAGTGTCTTCTGGGCTGTTTATCATTTTGAACAAATGATTAATAAAGAACTGGTCCAGAAGGAAGAAACGATCTCCTATTTGCATAACGACAAATTGACCATGCTCGGTAAAATAGCCGCCAATATGGCTCATGAGCTGCGCAATCCGTTGTGCGCCATTGAAGGGTTCCTGAAGCTGATCGGCGAGTCTACACAGGAACAGGCCCAGCTTCAGACGTATATCCAAGTCGTCATGCATGAATTTGAGAATTTACATCGGCAACTGACCGGATTCCTCAGCTTTTCCAAAAAACCAATTCTCGACGAAATTTTTAAAATCGTTCAAGTAGAAGAACTGCTTGAAGAAGTAGAAATGCTGATTACACCGCGCCTCGTGGGAGAAAACATACGTTTTGAAAAACAAATCCACCCCTGCTCACTCGCATGCTATGAAGAAGGCTTGAAGCAAGTTGTCGTCAATCTATTAAACAATGCCATTGACGCCGTACAAAATCGTACAGACAAGTATATTCATGTCATTTCCACTTCTTCAGATGGATGGCTCTATTTGAGTGTGGAAAACAACGGCGAAAGGATTCCAACCGAAATCGTGGAAAATCTTTTCCAACCATTCTTTACGACTAAACAAAATGGGACAGGTATTGGCTTGTCCATCTGCAAAAATATTATTGAAAAACATCAAGGCACGATCCATTGTGATTCCAATGAAAAACGTACACGCTTTATCGTTTCTCTGCCTATTGCGAATGTCCAGGAAGTTGGTCCTCGCATGGAAGCGCTCTAGGGTCGCTCTCTTTTGTATCACGCAAAAAAGCCCCCTGACAAGGCAGGAGGCAAGGCAAGAGATCCGTTACCAATTATTTCATCGGTAAGCGACCTTAGTTTTACTGTACACGAAAACATATGTTTCTACCATAGAAAACGTCAGACAGCTTTCGACAAAAAATTATACCTGTATTGAACAAAGGCTTATCTGCTCAAGTATGGGATAAGCCTTCATACTTTTTCCTCAAGTAAAAATAGGCCTGCTTTCCTAGATACAAAAAAACAGAGAACCTATTGGCTCTCTGCTTTATGTATGGAGCGGGTGATGGGAATCGAACCCACGCGACCAGCTTGGAAGGCTGGAGTTCTACCATTGAACTACACCCGCATGAAAATAAATGCTGGTGCCGAGGACCGGACTTGAACCGGTACGGGAGAAACTCCCGACAGATTTTAAGTCTGTTGCGTCTGCCCATTCCGCCACCCCGGCAAACCTGTAAAACGTGGGCAAATCATGGTCGGGAAGACAGGATTCGAACCTGCGACCCCTTGGTCCCAAGCCAAGTACTCTACCAAGCTGAGCTACTTCCCGACATTATTTCTTCTTCACTTTTGTAGTAAAGAAGCGTGCCCTGAGAGATTCGAACTCCCGACCTTTTGATTCGTAGTCAAACGCTCTATCCAGCTGAGCTAAGGGCACATGTTATGGAGCGGACGAAGGGTCTCGAACCCTCGACCTTCGCCTTGGCAAGGCGACGCTCTACCAATTGAGCTACGTCCGCATTGTAAGAAGAAATTGATTGGTGCGGTCGAGAGGACTTGAACCTCCACGGTGTTGCCACCACTAGAACCTGAATCTAGCGCGTCTGCCAATTCCGCCACGACCGCATTTTCCCATCCAAGTAGCCAGAGCTGTTAATAAGCCGACTTTCACTTTTCGGGTTTATAAAAACTGGTGAGCCATGAAGGACTCGAACCTTCGACCCTCTGATTAAAAGTCAGATGCTCTACCAACTGAGCTAATGGCTCATGAAAAATGGTGGGGAGAGACGGATTCGAACCGCCGAACCCGGAGGGAGCAGATTTACAGTCTGCCGTGTTTAGCCACTTCACTATCTCCCCAATTTCATGGTGCCGGCAATAGGACTTGAACCCACAACCCCCTGATTACAAGTCAGGTGCTCTACCAATTGAGCTATACCGGCATATCTTTAATTATGGCATATCTTTCATGAAAAATCAAGGTTTTTTTATTGTGTTAAACCTTTTTCATGCTTGTGAACTATGCCATCATATTAAGAAAGATGGCGGAGCTGACGGGACTCGAACCCGCGACCTCCGGTGTGACAGACCGGCGTGAACTCCAACTTCACCACAGCTCCATATTTGGTTGCACCCAATGGGCACTCCGACCTACTTGATCACGCTGATCACTCAACAAAGTACAAGTAGAAAGTTGGTTGCGGGAGCAGGATTTGAACCTGCGACCTTCGGGTTATGAGCCCGACGAGCTACCGAGCTGCTCCATCCCGCGATAGTCAGGACGACTGAGTGTCAGTGTTGCCACAGGACGTGGTGTTTTTAGCTGACCTTCCTTGTCCATTAATATAAGTGGTGGAGGCTGACGGGATCGAACCGCCGACCCTCTGCTTGTAAGGCAGATGCTCTCCCAGCTGAGCTAAGCCTCCAAATCACCTACAAAATGTAGGGATTTTCTAGGTGACCCGTAGGGGATTCGAACCCCTGTATGACAGCGTGAAAGGCTGCTGTGTTAAACCGCTTCACCAACGGGCCATTTTCATAAAATTACATCTGGTGCTCCCGACAGGAATCGAACCTGCGACCTCTTCCTTACCATGGAAACGCTCTACCGACTGAGCTACAGGAGCATAATATGGCTCCTCGGGACGGACTCGAACCGCCGACCGATCGGTTAACAGCCGATTGCTCTACCAACTGAGCTACCGAGGAACGTTTTTGAAAGATTTATTCCTTCAAAACTGAATACGCATGATTGCTAAGAATTTGTGGATAAGTCCTCGACCGATTAGTATTCGTCAGCTCCACGCGTTACCGCGCTTCCACACCGAACCTATCAACCTCATCGTCTATGAGGGGTCTTACCAGCTTGCGCTGTGGGAAGTCTCATCTTGGAGGGGGCTTCACGCTTAGATGCTTTCAGCGCTTATCCCGTCCGCACATAGCTACCCAGCTGTGCCACTGGCGTGACAACTGGTGCACCAGCGGTGCGTCCATCCCGGTCCTCTCGTACTAAGGACAGCTCTCCTCAAACTTCCTACGCCCGCGACAGATAGGGACCGAACTGTCTCACGACGTTCTGAACCCAGCTCGCGTACCGCTTTAATGGGCGAACAGCCCAACCCTTGGGACCTACTTCAGCCCCAGGATGCGATGAGCCGACATCGAGGTGCCAAACCTCCCCGTCGATGTGGACTCTTGGGGGAGATAAGCCTGTTATCCCCAGGGTAGCTTTTATCCGTTGAGCGATGGCCCTTCCATGCGGAACCACCGGATCACTAAGCCCGACTTTCGTCCCTGCTCGACTTGTAGGTCTCGCAGTCAAGCTCCCTTCTGCCTTTACACTCTACGAATGATTTCCGACCATTCTGAGGGAACCTTTGGGCGCCTCCGTTACCTTTTAGGAGGCGACCGCCCCAGTCAAACTGCCCACCTGGCATGGTCCTCTCGCCCGATAAGGGCGACGAGTTAGAAACTCCGTACATCAAGGGTGGTATCCCACCGACAGCTCCACAGAGGCTGGCGCCCCTGCTTCTCAGCTTCCCACCTATCCTGTACATGATGCACAAAGTTCCAATACCAGGCTACAGTAAAGCTCCATGGGGTCTTTCCGTCTTGTCGCGGGTAACCTGCATCTTCACAGGTATTATGATTTCACCGGGTCTCTTGCCGAGACAGCGCCCAAGTCGTTACGCCTTTCGTGCGGGTCGGAACTTACCCGACAAGGAATTTCGCTACCTTAGGA is from Brevibacillus brevis and encodes:
- the spoVAC gene encoding stage V sporulation protein AC, which codes for MADQKKKKLTPVQQEYQQLAKTHEPPRPLLRNFTRAFLVGGGICMIGQGIQEMFIHYFDFTEKTAGNPTAAVLIILSALLTGLGLYDRIAQWAGAGTSVPVTGFANSIASAAIEHRSEGFVLGVGGNMFKLAGSVIVFGVAAAFVVGLIKTLFTMGG
- a CDS encoding DUF421 domain-containing protein, which gives rise to MPDWLSILLRSIGAVAYLFLLTKIIGKRQIKQLTYIEYIVGISIGSIAAFMATEMDGPVYHSLIAMGIFALFPYLMEWLSLKSKVLRDLFEGKTTVLIKEGKILEDNLKKERLTAEDLMEQLRIKNVFRVADVEFALMETSGEVSVLLKSESQPVTPKHLELTVAPSEENQVVIMDGVIMDEPLATAGLNRRWVRTELQKAGVALENVFLGQVDKGGELYLDLYDDKLMVPGAQAMKLAFATLKKCQADLELYALSTKNEQMKRTYQTDSEQLQQIIDQVKPFMIR
- a CDS encoding DUF1657 domain-containing protein; the protein is MTVGAQVKQTLASLKGAQADFETFALSTQNKKAKQLYSQAAEQTQSIVDNLQQRVTELEKEEPQFKGF
- a CDS encoding alpha/beta-type small acid-soluble spore protein; the protein is MANNNRSSNNLVVPQANQALDQLKYEIASEFGVQLGPDTTSRQNGSVGGEITKRLVSFAEQQLAGRG
- a CDS encoding MGDG synthase family glycosyltransferase; this encodes MAKRFLLVTEEWAGSGHRMAAEALQEVLLEMEGARSARVVGGLKTASPGLRVLSHFFYRNILRYGQPVWQRIYEQEEMLGSALTKVLGWWLSDRLTNQLLQEEKPDVVIATHAYCLSALAEAKRRVSKPFRLVCVPTDFHINRFWVHPEIDAYMVAHEQIAQMLIERYGIAPEKIHVYGIPVRPAFTTALHTDKAALKKQLGLVPDQFTVLIGGGEGGYGGMEQVVRELLLEEQPLQIVVVTGKNTSLYRRLAGLIGTESTEHRFLLKGFEPQMWQWIGAADVYITKPGGISCAESLALKTPLILFHPLPGQEKHNCSFLLEQQAAILAETPVEIKEIIRSWRQPEKKDAFVRGLDKLGRPEAAHRIAHALLQLTD
- a CDS encoding YkoP family protein, encoding MNTSLLMLWGYWDEIYQRCTRLTYIEKGNNIFRVVVLRYRGEPLVTTDNCIIHDGDLILKLHIHNYYFATLCKGMKDELRVALLLRRHILQSLPKLATFLNSMENKDQIKGIVGTTMLHKGVTPLGFSISDVPMTWFFRYKRWYLRLMLRIVHPNGKRRLQSWNHEMPLKRVYMSKEFLLNRYAEGKQPLGESY
- a CDS encoding TerC family protein is translated as MGEYFWLGLVHIFMIDLVLSSDNAVVIGMACRGLPRNERKRAILYGTLGAILLRIVLTGMTTWMLDIPLVKAIGGLLLLWIACKLMLGENEELADVSHNQTIGQAVRTIIVADFVMSLDNVLAVGGAAHGDLWLVLLGLAMSIPLLMWGSVWIARVMNRFPSMVIIGGGILTFTAVDMCLQDPYVWKWVNPLLLNHMWLPVLAAVVVMFWGRMKRT
- a CDS encoding sensor histidine kinase, which gives rise to MVETVTLNLYEISRKILDLTPSITTIWLQEIVRSMEIPVTIPRDFAEKRTVLLARYLVEDVDHDMQTWALDMGEWLRSQEFPFSSILRTYQLYRNVFWRVLQPELQRWSLSSQEMHYLESQLGKAMDESVFWAVYHFEQMINKELVQKEETISYLHNDKLTMLGKIAANMAHELRNPLCAIEGFLKLIGESTQEQAQLQTYIQVVMHEFENLHRQLTGFLSFSKKPILDEIFKIVQVEELLEEVEMLITPRLVGENIRFEKQIHPCSLACYEEGLKQVVVNLLNNAIDAVQNRTDKYIHVISTSSDGWLYLSVENNGERIPTEIVENLFQPFFTTKQNGTGIGLSICKNIIEKHQGTIHCDSNEKRTRFIVSLPIANVQEVGPRMEAL